TGGTCATGGCACGGTCGATCTGGAGTGGTTTCCTCAGCTTCGGGCTGGTGTCGATCCCGGTGCGCCTGTACTCCGCGACGCAGGAGCACGAGGTCGACTTCCACCAGTTCGAACGGGGCACGGCCGACCGCATCCGGTACAAGCGGGTCAACGAGCGCACCGGCGACGAGGTCGAGTACGACGACATCGTCAAGGGCCACGACGTCGGCGGCGGCGACTACGTCATCGTCGAGCGGGACGAGCTGGACGAGATCGCGCCGGGGCGGTCGCGGTCGCTGGACATCGACCAGTTCGTCGAACTGGCCGAGATCGACCCGGTCCACTTCCAGAAGAGCTACTACCTCGGCCCCAGCGACGACGAGACCGCCGCGTCGTACGCGCTGCTGCGCACGGCGCTGGACCGCACCGGCCGGGCCGCCGTGGGCACGTTCGTCATGCGCGGCAAGGAGTACCTGGCCTGCGTGCGGGTGTCGGGACCGGTCCTCGTGCTCGAGACGATGTTCTTCGCCGACGAGATCCGTGACCCGGTGGCGGAGCTCGGCGACCTGCCGAAGGCGGTGTCGAAGGGCAAGCAGCTCGACATGGCCGTCGACCTCGTCGAGGCGATGACGGAGGACTGGAAGCCCGGGCGGTTCCACGACACCTACACCGAGAGGGTCGAGGACCTGGTCGACGCCAAGCGCGAGGGCAAGGAGGTGGTCGCCGAGCGAGCGCCGGCCGCGACCGGCGCGACGGACCTGCTCACGGCGCTGCAGGACAGCGTCGCCGCGGCCAAGAAGCAGCGGCCGGCGGGGAAGAAGAAGGCCTCGGCGAAGAAGTCGTCCGCACGCAAGAAGACGTCGCGAAAGAAGAGCGCCGCCTGATGTCGAACGCCGGGCCCTGACTCCGACCTACGAGCATGACCACGACCCAGAAGCTCCGCGTCCACACGTTCTCGGTGTCCGTCGACGGCTATGGCGCCGGCCCGGGGCAGAGCCCCCGCGACCCGCTCGGCGCCGGTGGTGAACGGCTGCACGACTGGGTGGTAGGCACCCGGACGTTCCACGGGATGACCGGCGAGCCGGGCGGCAGCACCGGCGTCGACGACGAGTTCGCGCAGCACCTGTGGCGCAACGTCGGCGCCTCGATCATGGGCCGCAACATGTTCGGCCCGGTCCGCGGGCCGTGGCCGGACGACGCCTGGACGGGGTGGTGGGGGCCGAACCCGCCGTACCACCACCCCGTGTTCGTGCTCACCCACCATCCGCGTGCCTCCGTCCAGATGGAGGGCGGCACCACGTTCCACTTCGTCACCGACGGCATCGAGGCGGCCCGGGAGCGGGCGCTCGACGCGGCGGACGGGCGGGACGTGATCGTGGCGGGCGGCGCGGCGACGATCCGGCAGTACCTGCGGGCGGGGCTGATCGACGAGCTGGAGATCGCCATCGCGCCGGTGTTGCTGGGCCGCGGCGAGCGGCTGTTCGACGACGGCGTGGGCGTGCCGGGCTACACCTGCACCGGCTTCACCGCCGGCGAGAACGCCGTGCACGCGCGGTTCGAACCGGCCACTGCGTCGTGAGACCGGGCGGTGACGTCGCAAGGCTGGGCGGCTGCGTCGCGAGGCCGCCGGGCAGCGCGGAACCGGGCGCGGCCTGACCGGTGCGGCCGCATCGCCGGGCGCTACGCGGGGCCTCGCGCGGTCGGCGAGCCGGTCCCGCTCGTATGCTTCGGACGTGCTCGAACTGCGCGCCGACTGCGCCCGCTGCACCGGGCTGTGCTGCGTCGGTCCGGCGCTGACCCGCTCGGCCGACTTCGCCATCGACAAGCCGGCGGGGGAGCCGTGCCCCAATCTGCGCGACGACTTCCGCTGCGGCATCCACACCGAGCTGCGGCCGCGCGGATTCCCCGGCTGCACGGTGTATGACTGCTTCGGCGCTGGTCAGCAGGTCGTGCAGGTGACGTTCGGCGGCGCGATGTGGCGGTCGTCGGCGTCGGCGCGGGCGGAGCAGCTGGCCGCGTTCGCCGTCCTGCGGCCGCTGCACGAACTGCTCTGGCACCTCGACGCGGCCCGTGGCATCGCGGCGGCGGCGCGGCTGCGCCCGGCGCTGGACGAGCAGGCGGCCCGGGCCGAACGGCTCGCGGGCGCGCCCGCCGCCGACCTCGCCACCGTCGACATCGCCGCCCTGCGCGCCGACGCGGACGTGCTGCTGCGCGAGGCGTCCCGGCTGGCCCGGGCCGGCACACCGGGCCGTGACCTGCGCGGCGCCGACCTGATGGGACGGAAGCTGCGCGGCGCGGACCTCACCGGCGCGGACCTGCGCGGGGCGACGCTCGACCGGGCGGACGTGATCGGCGCCGACCTCCGGGCGGCGGACGTGCGGGGCGCCGACCTGTCGGGCGCGCTGTTCCTCACCCAGCCGCAGGCCAACGCCGCCATCGGCGACGCCACGACCCTGCTGCCGTCCGGCCTGGACCGGCCGCCGCACTGGACGGCCTGAGCCGGCGCGCAGGATCGGCGACGGCGCGAGCGGTCAGCGACGGCGCGATCCGGCGCGATCCGGGTGCCGCCCGGGAGGGGGACGGCACCCGGACCGGCCCGCCGGTGGCTCGGTCTCTTCAACTGCGACGGGGCGCGCCGGCGCGCGGTTCCGCCAGCCGCCGACCGAGGGCGCGCCGCCCGCCGCCATGACGAGGGCGGCCGGCCGACGCAGCGATGAGGGGGTGCCGCCCGGCGCAGCGACGAGGGGGCGCCGCCAGCCGCCGCGACGAGCAGTGTCCGCGCCACGACTCGACGCCGGCGCGACGATGGGCGCCACCAGCCGTCCGGCGGGACCGGCTTGGCGCCGCCAGCCGGCCGCCCGCCGCACGACAAGGGCGCCGGAGCGGTGGGCGGCGGCGCAAGGGGCGGGGCGGAGCGGCATGGGCCGGGGCGGAGCGGCATGGGCCGGGGCGGAGCGGCATGGGCCGGGGCGGAGCGGCAAGGGTCAGGGCGGAGCGGCAAGGGTCAGGGCGGAGCGGCAAGGGTCAGGGCGGAGCGGCATGGGCCGGGGCGGAGCGGCATGGGCCGGGGCGGAACGGCAAGGGCGAGGGCGGAACGGCAAGGGTCAGGGCGGCGGCGTCCGGCTCAGCCGGTCCTGCAGGAACTCCTGCTCGGCGGCGTTGTCACTGAGCGCCAGCGCCGCCCGGTAGGCCGCGGCCGCCTCGGCGTGCCGGCCCAGCCGGGTCAGCAGGTCGGCCTTGGTGGCCGGCAGGTACCGGTACCCGGCGAGCCGCCCGTCCGACTCCAACGTCTCGACCTCGGCCAGCGCCGCCTCGGGCCCGTCCACCATCGACACCGCGACGGCACGGTTGAGGGCGACGACGGGGGAGGACCAGCGGCGCAGCAGCTCGTCGTAGAGGGTGAGGATCTGCGGCCAGTCGGTCTCGGCGTAGCTGGGTGCCTGCGCGTGCAGCGCCGCGATGGCCGCCTGCAGCGTGAACCGTCCCGGCGGGCCGGCCCGGAGGGCGCCGACGACGAGGCGGTCGGCGTCGGCGATGAGCGCGGCGTCCCACGCCGACCGGTCCTGCTCCTCGAGCCGCAGCAGCCGCCCGTCGGCGTCGGTGCGGGTGGCGCGGCGGGCCTGGTGCACGAGCAGCAGGGCCAGCAGCCCGTCGGTCTCCGGCTCGGACGGCAGCAGCGGCGGCAGCATGCGGGCGAGGTCGAGGGCCCGGCCGGTCAGCTCGTCGCGGACGAGGTCGGCGCCGGAGTGCGCGGTGTGCCCGGTGGCGTAGAGCAGGTGGATCACCGTCAGGACGGCGTCGACACGGACCGGCAGGTCGCGTGCGGCCGGGACGGCGTACGGGATGCGGGCCGCGGCGATCTTCTTCTTCGCGCGGGTGATGCGCGCGGCCATCGTCGCTTCGGCGACGAGGAACGCGTGCGCGATGTCGGGGGTGCTCACGCCGCAGACCAGCCGCAGCGTCAGCGCGACCTGCGCCTCCTGCGACAGCGCCGGGTGGCAGCAGGTGAAGATCAGCCGGAGCCGGTCGTCCGGAATCGCCGCGGAGTCGTCGGGCAACGCGGCGGCCTCGACGCCCGGGACGTCGTCGACGTCCATCAGCAGCAGCGGCAGCTTCGCCCGCAGCGTGCGCTGCCGCCGCAGGTTGTTCAGCGCGGTCCGCCGCGCGACCGTCGTCAGCCAGGCGCCGGGCCGGGCCGGGACGCCGTCGCGGCCCCACCGGGTCAGCGCCTGGACGTAGGCGTCCTGGACGGCCTCCTCGGCGGCGTCGAGGTCGCGGGTGACGCGCACCGTCGCGGCGAGCACGAAGGCCCACTCGCGGCGGTGCGCGTCGGCGACCGCGGACTCGACGGTCAGGACGTCAGCCCGGAGAAGTCGAGCGCCACCAGCGGCCGCACCTCGACGCCGCCGCTGACGATGGGCGTCATGCGGGCCAGCTCGATGGCGTGGTCGAGGTCGCGCGCCTCGATGACGAAGACGCCGGCCAGCGCCTCCTTGGTCTCGATGAACGGGCCGTCGGTGACGAGGTCGCCGCGGATCGTCGTGGCGGTGGCGCTGGGCTCGAGCGCGATGCCGCCCAGTTCCTTGCCGCCCTTGTCGCGGATGCGGCCGGGCAGCGCGCCGTGCGCCTCCAGGACCTCCGGCGGCAGGTCGGGCGCCTGGCCGCCTTCCGCCTCGCGCTCGAAGATGAGAATCGCGTACTGGGCCATGTGGATCTTCCTTCCGATGAGTGCTGACACCTCCCCGACACGCGGCCGGCGGGCGAATCGACAGCCTGGACGGAGAAATCTACTCAGTGGTGTTCGGAGACGAGGACGGCGACGGTGCCGGGCTCGAGCGCGCGGAACACGTGCGAGAGGTCGCCGGGGTAGCTGACGTAGTCGCCGGGAGCCAGCTCGACCGGGTCGTCGGTGAGCCCGACCAGCGCCCGGCCGGCGCTCAGCACGACGTGCTCGACGACGCCGGGCATGTGCGGGTCGGACACGCGCGGCTCGCCCGGCTGGGCGGTGACGAGGTAGAGGTCGCGGCGGGCGTTCGGCGGTCCGGCCGACAGGACGGTGGCGACGTAGTCGGCCCGCTCGGACGCGAAGCCCGGGCCCTCGCCCTTGCGGATGACCTGCACCCGCGGCCGCGGCGGCTCGACCAGCTGGGCGAACGGGACGTCCAGCGCGACGCCGAGCGCCCACAGGGTCTCGACGCTGGGGTTGCCGGCGCCGGACTCGAGCTGCGACAGCGTCGACTTCGCGATGCCGGCGCGCCGGGCCAGCTCGCCCAGCGACAGGCCGGCGCGGCGCCGCTCCCGTTGCAGGGACGCGGCGATGACGGCGAGCGGTGCGCCGGGCTGACTCATCGGATCGTTCGCTCCATCGGTCGATCGTTCGTGTTGACGAACGGGGTCATCGTCGTTCAGTGTAGTGGCCATGCGTTCGATCCACCGAACACTACGCGCCGATCGGGCGCTGGCGCGGGACATCGCGCTCGTGTGTGTCGCCGACGCGGTGGTGGGGCTCTCGTTCGGCGCCATCACCGTCGGCGAAGGGCTGCCGGTGTGGCTGCCCATGCTGCTGTCCGTCGTGGTGTTCGCGGGGGCGTCGCAGTTCATGTTCGTCGGACTGGTCGCGTCGGGCGGCAACCCGGTCGCCGCGGTGCTGGCCGGGCTGCTGGTGAACGTCCGCCACGTCGTGTTCGGCTTCACCGTCGGCGACGTGGTCGGCCGCGGCTGGCAGCGGCTCGCGGGCAGCCACGTCATGGTCGACGAGTCGGTCGCGTTCGCGCTGGCCCAGCCCGGCGGCGAGCGGCGGCGGGCGGCCTACTGGGGGTGCGGCGTCGCGCTGTTCGCGTGCTGGAACGTCGGCGTGGTGGCCGGCGCGTCGATCGGGACGGTGGTCAGCGACCCGGCCGCGCTCGGGCTGGACGCCGCGTTCCCGGCCGTGCTGCTGGCGCTGGTGCTGCCGGCGCTGCGGGACCGGACGACGGCGCTGGCGGCGGGCACCGGAGTGGCGATCGCCCTGGCCACGGCGCCGTTCCTGCAGGCCGGGCTGCCGGTGCTGCTGGCGCTGGCCGGTGTCGTCGTGGCGCTGGCGCGGCCGCGGCGCAGCGAGGAGGTGGCGGCATGACGATGTCGACGACGGCGCTGGTCGCGGCCGTGGTCGTGCTGGGCGTGGGGACGTTCGCGTTCCGCTATGCCGGGCCGGCGCTGCGCGACCGGGTGACGCTGCCGCCGCGCGCGGAGCAGCTGCTGGCGACGGCGGCGATCGTGCTGCTGGCGGCGCTGGTCGCGACGGCGGCGATGCTGGACGGCCGCGAGTTCGACAGCGTCGCCCGGCCGGCCGGCGTGCTGGTCGGGGCGGTGCTGGCCTGGCGGCGGGCCCCGTTCGTCGTCGTGGTGCTGGCCGCCGCGGGGACGGCCGCCGTGCTACGCCTCGTCGGCGTCCCCTGAGTCCAGGACGGGGACCCCGGCGCCCCACGCCTGCCTGCGCACCTCGTAGCAGGCGACGGCGGTGGCGACGGCTACGTTGAGCGACCCGACGCGGCCGGTCTGCGGCACGTAGCCGGCGGCGTCGCACAGGCTCAGCGCCGTCGCGGACAGCCCGCGGTCCTCGTTGCCGATGATCAGGCAGACGTCGCGGCGCAGATCCAGCGCGGCCAGCGGCTGCGCCTCGTCGGCCAGCTCCAGCCCGACGACGAGGTAGCCGTCGGCGCGCGCCGCCTGCACAGCCGTCTTCACGTCCTCGTGCGTGCTGAACGACAGGTAGCGGCCGGTGCCGAGCGCGGTCTTCTGCACCTTGGGCGAGTTCGGGGCGGGGGT
This Jiangella alba DNA region includes the following protein-coding sequences:
- a CDS encoding Ku protein, with amino-acid sequence MARSIWSGFLSFGLVSIPVRLYSATQEHEVDFHQFERGTADRIRYKRVNERTGDEVEYDDIVKGHDVGGGDYVIVERDELDEIAPGRSRSLDIDQFVELAEIDPVHFQKSYYLGPSDDETAASYALLRTALDRTGRAAVGTFVMRGKEYLACVRVSGPVLVLETMFFADEIRDPVAELGDLPKAVSKGKQLDMAVDLVEAMTEDWKPGRFHDTYTERVEDLVDAKREGKEVVAERAPAATGATDLLTALQDSVAAAKKQRPAGKKKASAKKSSARKKTSRKKSAA
- a CDS encoding dihydrofolate reductase family protein; amino-acid sequence: MTTTQKLRVHTFSVSVDGYGAGPGQSPRDPLGAGGERLHDWVVGTRTFHGMTGEPGGSTGVDDEFAQHLWRNVGASIMGRNMFGPVRGPWPDDAWTGWWGPNPPYHHPVFVLTHHPRASVQMEGGTTFHFVTDGIEAARERALDAADGRDVIVAGGAATIRQYLRAGLIDELEIAIAPVLLGRGERLFDDGVGVPGYTCTGFTAGENAVHARFEPATAS
- a CDS encoding pentapeptide repeat-containing protein, producing the protein MLELRADCARCTGLCCVGPALTRSADFAIDKPAGEPCPNLRDDFRCGIHTELRPRGFPGCTVYDCFGAGQQVVQVTFGGAMWRSSASARAEQLAAFAVLRPLHELLWHLDAARGIAAAARLRPALDEQAARAERLAGAPAADLATVDIAALRADADVLLREASRLARAGTPGRDLRGADLMGRKLRGADLTGADLRGATLDRADVIGADLRAADVRGADLSGALFLTQPQANAAIGDATTLLPSGLDRPPHWTA
- a CDS encoding RNA polymerase sigma factor: MLAATVRVTRDLDAAEEAVQDAYVQALTRWGRDGVPARPGAWLTTVARRTALNNLRRQRTLRAKLPLLLMDVDDVPGVEAAALPDDSAAIPDDRLRLIFTCCHPALSQEAQVALTLRLVCGVSTPDIAHAFLVAEATMAARITRAKKKIAAARIPYAVPAARDLPVRVDAVLTVIHLLYATGHTAHSGADLVRDELTGRALDLARMLPPLLPSEPETDGLLALLLVHQARRATRTDADGRLLRLEEQDRSAWDAALIADADRLVVGALRAGPPGRFTLQAAIAALHAQAPSYAETDWPQILTLYDELLRRWSSPVVALNRAVAVSMVDGPEAALAEVETLESDGRLAGYRYLPATKADLLTRLGRHAEAAAAYRAALALSDNAAEQEFLQDRLSRTPPP
- a CDS encoding YciI family protein; amino-acid sequence: MAQYAILIFEREAEGGQAPDLPPEVLEAHGALPGRIRDKGGKELGGIALEPSATATTIRGDLVTDGPFIETKEALAGVFVIEARDLDHAIELARMTPIVSGGVEVRPLVALDFSGLTS
- a CDS encoding helix-turn-helix domain-containing protein, which translates into the protein MSQPGAPLAVIAASLQRERRRAGLSLGELARRAGIAKSTLSQLESGAGNPSVETLWALGVALDVPFAQLVEPPRPRVQVIRKGEGPGFASERADYVATVLSAGPPNARRDLYLVTAQPGEPRVSDPHMPGVVEHVVLSAGRALVGLTDDPVELAPGDYVSYPGDLSHVFRALEPGTVAVLVSEHH
- a CDS encoding AzlC family ABC transporter permease, whose amino-acid sequence is MRSIHRTLRADRALARDIALVCVADAVVGLSFGAITVGEGLPVWLPMLLSVVVFAGASQFMFVGLVASGGNPVAAVLAGLLVNVRHVVFGFTVGDVVGRGWQRLAGSHVMVDESVAFALAQPGGERRRAAYWGCGVALFACWNVGVVAGASIGTVVSDPAALGLDAAFPAVLLALVLPALRDRTTALAAGTGVAIALATAPFLQAGLPVLLALAGVVVALARPRRSEEVAA
- a CDS encoding AzlD domain-containing protein; this translates as MSTTALVAAVVVLGVGTFAFRYAGPALRDRVTLPPRAEQLLATAAIVLLAALVATAAMLDGREFDSVARPAGVLVGAVLAWRRAPFVVVVLAAAGTAAVLRLVGVP
- a CDS encoding TrmH family RNA methyltransferase: MRQLGGTELKRLHRSWRRKDSFRLSLLLEDVQSPFNVGSIMRTAAALSVSELYVVGRTPAPNSPKVQKTALGTGRYLSFSTHEDVKTAVQAARADGYLVVGLELADEAQPLAALDLRRDVCLIIGNEDRGLSATALSLCDAAGYVPQTGRVGSLNVAVATAVACYEVRRQAWGAGVPVLDSGDADEA